From a region of the Mycobacterium sp. SMC-8 genome:
- a CDS encoding PHP domain-containing protein produces the protein MDPVTALRQIAYYKDRAREDPRRVMAYRNAADVVEALTDAQREKHGAADSWQSLPKIGPKTAKVIAQAWAGHEPDVLVELREAAPDLGGGDIRAALRGDLHVHSNWSDGSAPIEEMMLAARDLGHEYCALTDHSPRLRVANGLSPERLREQLEVIDEIREKVAPMRILTGIEVDILEDGSLDQEPELLERLDVVVASVHSKLAMDAPAMTRRMLKAVTNPHTDVLGHCTGRLVTGGRGIRAESKFDAEKVFTACRDAGTAVEINSRPERRDPPTRLLTLAMDIGCVFAIDTDSHAPGQLEFLGYGAQRALDVGLEPGRIVNTWSADDLLEWTRSG, from the coding sequence ATGGACCCGGTCACAGCGTTGCGCCAGATCGCGTACTACAAGGACCGAGCGCGGGAGGATCCGCGTCGGGTGATGGCCTACCGCAACGCAGCCGATGTGGTCGAGGCGCTCACCGACGCCCAGCGCGAGAAGCACGGCGCCGCCGACAGTTGGCAGTCGCTCCCGAAGATCGGGCCGAAGACCGCCAAGGTCATCGCCCAGGCCTGGGCCGGTCACGAACCCGACGTCCTGGTGGAACTGCGGGAGGCCGCCCCGGATCTCGGGGGCGGCGACATCCGCGCCGCGCTGCGCGGTGACCTGCACGTGCACTCCAACTGGTCGGACGGGTCCGCGCCGATCGAGGAGATGATGCTGGCCGCACGCGACCTCGGCCACGAGTACTGTGCGCTCACCGACCACTCGCCGCGGCTGCGGGTGGCCAACGGGCTGTCCCCGGAGCGGCTGCGCGAACAACTCGAGGTCATCGACGAGATCCGCGAAAAGGTCGCTCCCATGCGGATTCTCACGGGCATCGAGGTCGACATCCTCGAAGACGGCTCACTCGACCAGGAACCCGAACTCCTCGAGCGTCTCGACGTCGTCGTCGCCAGCGTGCACTCCAAGCTCGCGATGGACGCCCCCGCGATGACCCGGCGCATGCTCAAAGCCGTCACCAACCCGCACACCGACGTGCTCGGTCACTGCACCGGGCGACTCGTCACCGGCGGACGCGGCATCCGGGCCGAATCGAAGTTCGACGCCGAGAAGGTGTTCACCGCCTGTCGCGACGCCGGCACCGCCGTCGAGATCAACTCTCGTCCCGAGCGGCGCGACCCGCCGACCCGTCTGCTCACGTTGGCGATGGACATCGGCTGCGTGTTCGCCATCGACACCGATTCCCACGCACCCGGCCAGTTGGAGTTCCTCGGTTACGGCGCACAACGCGCCCTCGACGTCGGTCTGGAACCGGGACGCATCGTCAACACCTGGTCCGCGGACGATCTGCTGGAGTGGACCCGCTCCGGTTAG
- the dinB gene encoding DNA polymerase IV, translated as MFVSTAAVLHADLDSFYASVEQRDDPSLRGRPVIVGGGVVLAASYEAKAYGVRTAMGGRQARALCPQAIVVPPRMAAYSQASAAVFEVFHDTTPVVEPLSVDEAFLDVSGLRRVSGTPVQIGARLRERVRDEVGLPITVGIARTKFLAKVASQEAKPDGLLLVPPDRELAFLHPLPVRRLWGVGAKTADKLRAHGIETVADVAELSETTLGSLVGGAMGRQLFALSHNVDRRRVVTGHRRRSVGAQRALGRAGSAMSADEVDAVVVNLVDRITRRMRKAGRSGRTVVLRLRFADFGRATRSHTMPRATASTDAILGAARGLVAAARPLISERGLTLIGFAVCNIDRDGAQQLELPFGPALDAEDSLAIDLTIDKVRGRYGNAALTRGVLVGRDPGVEMPTLPD; from the coding sequence GCGCGACGATCCGTCGCTGCGCGGACGGCCGGTGATCGTCGGCGGGGGTGTGGTGCTGGCCGCCAGCTACGAAGCCAAGGCCTACGGGGTGCGTACCGCGATGGGCGGCCGGCAGGCGCGGGCCCTGTGTCCGCAGGCCATCGTGGTGCCGCCTCGTATGGCGGCCTATTCGCAGGCCAGCGCGGCCGTGTTCGAGGTCTTCCACGACACCACTCCCGTCGTGGAACCGCTGTCCGTCGACGAGGCGTTTCTCGATGTCTCGGGCCTGCGGCGGGTGTCGGGCACCCCGGTGCAGATCGGTGCCCGCCTGCGCGAACGGGTGCGTGACGAGGTCGGGCTGCCGATCACGGTCGGGATCGCGCGCACCAAGTTCCTCGCCAAGGTGGCCAGCCAGGAGGCCAAACCGGACGGCCTGCTGCTGGTGCCGCCCGACCGGGAACTGGCGTTCCTGCATCCGCTCCCGGTGCGCCGGCTGTGGGGTGTCGGCGCCAAGACCGCCGACAAGCTGCGCGCGCACGGGATCGAGACCGTGGCCGATGTGGCCGAGCTGAGCGAGACCACACTGGGGTCACTGGTCGGCGGCGCCATGGGCCGTCAGCTGTTCGCGCTGTCGCACAACGTCGATCGGCGCCGCGTGGTGACCGGGCATCGGCGGCGGTCGGTCGGCGCGCAGCGCGCGCTGGGCCGGGCGGGCAGCGCGATGTCCGCCGACGAGGTGGACGCGGTGGTGGTGAATCTGGTCGACCGGATCACCCGGCGGATGCGCAAGGCCGGCCGTTCCGGACGCACCGTGGTGCTGCGGTTGCGGTTCGCCGACTTCGGCCGCGCGACCCGGTCGCACACCATGCCGAGGGCCACGGCGTCGACGGACGCGATCCTCGGCGCCGCACGCGGCCTGGTGGCGGCCGCAAGGCCGCTGATCTCCGAGCGCGGACTGACGCTGATCGGCTTCGCGGTGTGCAACATCGACCGCGACGGCGCGCAACAGCTCGAGCTGCCGTTCGGTCCGGCCCTCGACGCCGAGGACTCACTGGCCATCGACCTGACCATCGACAAGGTGCGCGGACGTTACGGCAACGCGGCCTTGACCCGCGGGGTGCTGGTCGGCCGTGACCCGGGCGTGGAGATGCCCACGCTTCCCGACTGA
- a CDS encoding metalloregulator ArsR/SmtB family transcription factor: MTPDRFPADQQRPLYEIKANLFKALAHPARIRVLEILSAAGGPTSVSDILAATGLEPTLLSQHLAVLKRHHVVTARRTGNAVFYELAHPLISELLIIARTFLADTLAGQRDQLKTLKALPPLEKRP, encoded by the coding sequence GTGACGCCCGACCGCTTCCCCGCCGACCAGCAGCGGCCGCTCTACGAGATCAAGGCCAACCTGTTCAAGGCGCTTGCTCACCCGGCGCGCATCCGCGTGCTGGAGATCCTCTCCGCCGCCGGCGGCCCGACTTCGGTGAGCGACATCCTTGCCGCCACCGGACTCGAGCCGACCCTGCTGTCGCAGCACCTCGCTGTCCTCAAGCGTCATCATGTGGTGACCGCGCGCCGTACCGGCAACGCCGTGTTCTACGAACTCGCCCACCCCCTGATCTCCGAACTCCTGATCATCGCCCGCACCTTTCTGGCCGACACCCTGGCCGGGCAACGCGACCAGTTGAAGACACTCAAGGCGCTGCCGCCTCTGGAGAAGCGGCCATGA